The proteins below are encoded in one region of Colletotrichum lupini chromosome 5, complete sequence:
- a CDS encoding cytochrome P450 — MNQTATMSSMPMELNLPRVVPGGQHISYYVAISAMLVVAWLFQSRRPKFPDMPFYKAAKTKWMFDAETLIRDSYGKFRDTVYQIKATEGLQVLVPARLIGELRSLPEEVLSATEAVDEAMLSRYTNFTLGNHADLLSTLVRCKLSQNLARLVPQLKSELEYVVATEFPNCKVKFQPFALRAIARISGRAFVGPDVNRQEQWMDISINFAIHVFVAVVKMQLFPEWARPIAQYGVSELRQIRKDVDKATAMLKPIIDERLRDLEMPSFEKSPDDLIQWLVEALPEDEKRDVRSQAHLQLILAAASIHTTNNLVTDCIYDLAAHPEVQDMLREEAHQVLEVEDGWARKESMAKLKKLDSFMKETQRLAGNITSFIRKVVKPIDLSDGTHLPPGTKLLAPQAGISHDERYFENPDTFDALRFFKLRQKSDEDANRWQFTSISDTNMNFGAGKHACPGRFFAGNEIKMVLAYFLLNYDMKLKDGETRPKPMVMVMSKSPDPNAEVLFRRRTAAA, encoded by the exons ATGAACCAGACAGCGACCATGTCGTCCATGCCAATGGAACTCAACCTGCCCCGGGTGGTGCCCGGTGGCCAGCACATCAGTTATTACGTTGCCATCAGCGCGATGCTAGTGGTAGCCTGGCTCTTCCAGTCGCGAAGGCCAAAATTTCCCGACATGCCCTTCTACAAGGCCGCCAAGACGAAGTGGATGTTTGACGCCGAGACGTTGATTCGCGACAGCTATGGCAAG TTCCGCGACACTGTATATCAGATTAAAGCGACAGAAGGTCTGCAGGTTCTTGTACCTGCAAGACTCATTGGCGAGTTGAGAAGCTTGCCAGAAGAGGTGTTGAGCGCCACAGAGGCCGTCGACGAGGCCATGTTGAGCAGATATACCAACTTCACCCTCGGCAACCACGCCGACCTACTGTCTACACTTGTGCGGTGCAAGCTGTCGCAGAACTTGGCCAGGCTTGTGCCCCAGCTCAAGAGTGAGCTCGAGTACGTTGTCGCCACTGAGTTTCCGAACTGCAAGG TAAAGTTCCAACCCTTCGCGCTACGAGCCATTGCACGGATCAGTGGTCGGGCATTCGTAGGCCCCGATGTCAACCGACAAGAGCAGTGGATGGATATCAGCATCAACTTTGCCATCCACGTCTTCGTCGCTGTCGTGAAGATGCAGCTCTTTCCGGAGTGGGCCCGACCGATTGCGCAGTATGGAGTTTCGGAGTTGCGGCAGATTCGCAAAGACGTTGACAAGGCTACCGCCATGCTGAAGCCCATCATCGATGAAAGATTAAGGGATCTGGAGATGCCTAGCTTTGAAAAGTCTCCCGACGACTTGATTCAGTGGCTTGTCGAAGCCCTCCCAGAGGACGAGAAGAGAGACGTCAGGTCCCAGGCGCACCTCCAGCTCATCCTCGCAGCTGCGTCGATCCACACCACGAACAACCTGGTGACGGATTGCATCTACGACCTAGCAGCACACCCAGAGGTGCAGGACATGCTGCGCGAAGAAGCTCATCAAGTTCTTGAAGTGGAAGATGGCTGGGCGAGGAAGGAGAGCATGGCGAAGCTGAAGAAGCTCGACAGCTTCATGAAGGAGACCCAGCGGCTCGCCGGTAATATTA CCTCCTTCATCCGAAAGGTCGTCAAGCCCATTGACTTGTCCGACGGCACCCACCTGCCGCCCGGCACGAAGCTCCTGGCTCCGCAGGCCGGCATCTCGCACGACGAGAGATACTTTGAGAACCCAGATACCTTTGACGCGCTGCGCTTCTTCAAATTACGACAGAAGTCCGACGAGGACGCAAACAGGTGGCAGTTCACCAGCATTAGCGATACCAACATGAACTTCGGCGCCGGGAAGCACGCCTGCCCGGGCCGCTTCTTTGCCGGGAACGAGATCAAGATGGTGCTTGCGTACTTTTTGCTCAACTACGACATGAAGCTCAAGGACGGAGAGACGAGGCCGAAGCCGATGGTAATGGTGATGAGCAAGTCGCCTGACCCGAATGCCGAGGTCCTGTTCCGGAGGCGAACGGCTGCGGCGTGA
- a CDS encoding endonuclease/Exonuclease/phosphatase, whose translation MPALSISSKASFSFVPTSTIQFIQQHLIISVYCRVREHSSNSFPSDFLLLFALITFPWAFCRQLLVSAAKAHGPGLLSSSRFIMLVKLENAKSAAASSMVLRLVSQNVRYATTKPTPNEKPWSFRGPKLCNQLDFLTTGHESAFICLQEVLYSQLEDIQSYLGPAWGHIGLGRDDGKRGGEFSPVFYQVGRWQCERNETLWLSKTPEKPSRGWDAVLNRVVTVGEFFDKQTDSRIVVMSTHFDHIGVVAREQSAKLLLNVAREWSKGANGKPPTTVLLAGDFNSTPDDNAYKTMVAPESGMVDVSTQVPKAKRYGNDITYTSFDEPDEKPKRIDFLFVKDPSPATIKTFGVLSNKFDDGVYLSDHRPVVADVEIPNRGPPCNVTQISGVEEADLDLPESPRQAPCISSIPRSRRQMNSTGAQELDNRSASSDRISQQQAIDKSMYTANDEWRCVILSLQSQSIWRSHTAMSYSTYHCGALGSLSTVALRDYASSEKAVWLRDGVEFLAPQPTTAYRSVRLGYVDLSVHRVFAAASALGFMQFERARNRVLGLRISNHTNYASLHTIRNDDVFDRAQYRAHPFSARYRTEDPSDPFITLDATMLHFSTRIKPTLTSFLDKTEPREAPGGPHSNPFRHPEYAVAYSVWRTV comes from the exons ATGCCTGCTCTTTCCATCTCAAGTAAAGCGAGCTTCAGCTTTGTTCCAACGTCAACGATCCAATTCATCCAACAGCACCTCATCATCTCAGTATATTGCCGAGTCAGGGAACACTCATCAAATTCCTTCCCATCCGACTTCTTGTTGCTCTTCGCGCTCATCACCTTCCCCTGGGCGTTCTGCCGTCAACTTCTAGTCTCCGCAGCTAAGGCGCACGGCCCCGGTCTACTGTCAAGCTCCCGCT TCATCATGCTCGTCAAGCTTGAAAATGCAAAGTCGGCAGCGGCAAGTTCTATGGTGCTCCGCCTAGTGAGCCAGAACGTCCGGTATGCGACGACGAAACCCACTCCCAATGAGAAACCGTGGAGCTTTCGGGGTCCGAAACTCTGCAACCAGTTGGACTTCCTCACGACTGGCCATGAGTCAGCATTCATCTGTCTGCAAGAAGTCCTCTACTCTCAACTTGAAGACATCCAGTCTTACCTCGGTCCTGCCTGGGGACATATAGGTCTCGGTCGTGATGACGGCAAGCGAGGTGGCGAATTCTCACCAGTCTTCTACCAGGTTGGACGTTGGCAGTGCGAGCGGAATGAAACCCTTTGGTTGAGCAAGACACCAGAAAAGCCATCTAGAGGATGGGATGCCGTACTGAACCGTGTTGTTACCGTCGGGGAGTTTTTCGATAAACAAACAGACTCGCGTATCGTTGTCATGAGTACGCACTTCGATCATATAGGAGTTGTGGCTCGAGAGCAGAGCGCAAAACTGCTTCTCAACGTTGCTAGAGAGTGGAGCAAAGGAGCAAACGGAAAACCTCCGACAACCGTCCTGCTCGCGGGTGACTTTAACAGTACCCCGGATGACAATGCCTACAAGACAATGGTGGCGCCGGAGTCAGGCATGGTCGATGTCTCAACTCAGGTTCCTAAAGCGAAGCGATACGGAAACGATATCACGTACACGTCGTTTGACGAGCCTGATGAGAAGCCGAAGAGAATCGACTTTTTGTTTGTGAAGGATCCGAGCCCAGCTACCATCAAGACATTTGGCGTGCTATCGAACAAGTTCGATGACGGCGTTTATCTGTCTGACCATAGGCCAGTCGTCGCCGACGTTGAGATTCCT AATCGTGGACCCCCGTGCAACGTCACGCAAATCAGCGGCGTAGAAGAGGCAGATCTGGACCTGCCCGAGTCTCCGAGACAAGCTCCCTGCATCTCCAGCATTCCAAGGTCTCGACGTCAAATGAATTCGACTGGCGCGCAGGAGCTGGACAACCGCTCGGCATCGAGTGATAGGATCTCGCAGCAACAGGCTATCGACAAGTCGATGTACACGGCCAACGACGAGTGGCGTTGCGTCATTTTAAGCCTCCAAAGTCAGTCGATATGGCGTTCGCATACG GCCATGTCATATTCTACCTACCACTGTGGCGCGTTGGGATCGCTTTCAACGGTGGCGTTGAGGGATTATGCCTCAAGCGAAAAGGCGGTGTGGCTCCGAGATGGTGTCGAGTTCCTCGCTCCACAACCAACAACCGCCTATCGATCCGTCCGCCTCGGATATGTCGACTTGTCAGTCCATCGCGTCTTTGCAGCAGCGTCCGCTCTCGGCTTCATGCAGTTCGAGCGTGCAAGA AACCGTGTCCTCGGCCTCCGCATTTCTAATCACACAAACTATGCTTCTCTGCATACAATTCGTAATGACGATGTCTTTGACCGTG CTCAATACAGAGCTCATCCATTCTCCGCAAGATACCGAACCGAGGATCCTAGCGACCCGTTCATTACCTTGGATGCGACGATGCTCCACTTCTCAACGAGGATAAAACCAACTTTGACTAGCTTCCTCGATAAGACGGAGCCACGAGAGGCTCCGGGAGGGCCTCACTCGAACCCATTTCGGCAT CCGGAATACGCAGTTGCGTACAGCGTGTGGAGGACGGTCTAG
- a CDS encoding short chain dehydrogenase, whose product MAEAQLHDFPSLFSLKGKVAVVTGGSRGLGLHAASAFLQAGASKVFISSRKGKACEEACKALNALPNLQPGAVAIPIPADAASIKGVEHLVAEVKKHADRVDILFANAGATWGEAFDTHPDEAFAKVMDLNVKGVFNTIRLFTPLLEKSVAANKSAGGEPAKVIITASVAGLGVGTLGKQGTYGYSASKAAVLHLGRNLALELAPRGITVNSIAPGFFPSKMSNGLLEIGGGADKIGKGNPMGRLGRPEDIAGAVVYLASRAGSHVNGEVIAIDGGSLWQRGELNVPPNW is encoded by the exons ATGGCCGAAGCACAGCTCCACGACTTTCCCTCCCTCTTCTCCCTCAAGGGCAAGGTCGCCGTCGTCACCGGCGGCTCTCGCGGTCTTGGTCTGCACGCCGCCTCAGC CTTCCTCCAAGCCGGTGCCTCCAAAGTCTTCATCTCCTCCCGCAAGGGCAAAGCCTGCGAAGAGGCATGCAAGGCCCTCAACGCCCTGCCCAACCTCCAGCCCGGCGCCGTCGCGATCCCGATCCCCGCGGACGCAGCGTCCATCAAGGGCGTGGAGCACCTCGTCGCCGAGGTCAAGAAGCACGCCGACCGCGTCGATATCCTGTTCGCCAACGCGGGCGCCACCTGGGGCGAGGCGTTCGACACCCACCCGGACGAGGCGTTTGCCAAGGTGATGGATTTGAACGTCAAGGGCGTGTTTAACACCATTCGGCTGTTCACGCCGCTGCTCGAGAAGAGCGTGGCCGCGAACAAGAGCGCTGGCGGCGAGCCGGCAAAGGTCATCATCACGGCGTCTGTTGCGGGCTTGGGGGTCGGTACGCTGGGCAAGCAGGGCACGTATGGGTACAGCGCCAGCAAGGCCGCCGTGTTGCACCTCGGTCGCAACTTGGCGCTGGAGCTTGCTCCCAGAGGGATTACCGTGAATTCCATTGCCCCCGGCTTCTTCCCGAGTAAGATGTCCAACGGGTTGCTGGAGATTGGCGGCGGCGCGGATAAGATTGGCAAGGGGAACCCGATGGGTCGGCTGGGACGGCCGGAGGATATCGCGGGCGCGGTGGTGTACCTTGCCAGTCGGGCGGGTTCGCATGTTAACGGGGAGGTCATTGCTATTGATGGCGGGTCGTTGTGGCAGAGGGGGGAGTTGAACGTTCCTCCTA ATTGGTAA